The genomic segment GTGTATTCCCGTATTCAACAAATCCTTCTATCTTAAGTAGACTTGTTTGTCGCTCAAGTACCGAACAGCCTCGAAACACTGAACCTAAGTGACGCCGCCTAGTCTGCAGCCAGAGTCGCGGAGTATCTTGTGTGGTGCGAATGTGTATCTTGTTTTACCATGACTGACCAAGCCCTCCTAGAACTGTGCTAACAGCAATATACAGTGCAAAGTATGCTATGTAGCTCCAAGTGTTCATCGACACATGATAAAACAAATTTCCCACCTACATTTCTGGCAAAAACTCTCATCCTTCATTCATGGCAACTACTGATGATCGTGTTTTAAGACCCGTTCACACTAGTAAGTTGTCGTATTTCGCACATTGTCTCTGCTTTCACTATGACCTCACAAAGAGGCGGAGCATACAGAGTAGATGGATTGGGATACAGCGTTGTCTTTTGGTGAGTTTAGTGTTGTGATGTTGCCGATTCTTTACATCCTGGTTGGTGAGTGTCTGGTGTTCGCAAAAGGTGTATAACTGTAGATCAGCGGAGTGAAGGGATGTCAATTTCGGCGATAAGAGGTTAACATATTATGTTAGTGATGACATGTATGAAGAACAGCTGAGTGTGAGGGTCTGGCGGGAGTAGAAGCGCGGGCAGAGCAGTGGAGGAATTGTTGTGGTCCAGTGGGTTTTGTTTACATGCTTCGAGCTGTTTAGTGAGAGTTGACGGTGCTGCCCTCTCCAGTCTTGTCATGCTAATTGTCATGCATACCAGCAGAGATAAGCTCCACTCCCCAATTGAGgtaaaattttccttttataataAGCATCCTTGCACcaggccaccaccactgccatcgtCGCTGCCTGGCGCTCTCTCCGTGTTTGAAagcaccaccaataacaacggACTCCGCCCTGGTTACTGTATAATGCCTGTGCCTAGCCAaatgtcttcctttccctctataCTCTGGCTTTTCCCGTCtacagaatactgaaagactaAATAATAAGTGTTTGAAAAGCTCTATAAGAAAAAAACCAGTCCATGTGAGGGTTGATACAAAACTTATGACATGCTTATTCAGGTTCAGGCTGGAGTAGGCAGTGTTAGGTCagattttatttaaattttgaaGTGTCCCTAATTGTAAAGTCCGTAGGAAATTGTTAGGCAGCAGTTAGCAGACTTTGCATGGCATGCTGAGATGAgttgtctattattattatttttttattttatttttttttaactgagaTTTTCACAGAATTACGGGCTAGAGGAGGTATTTTGGGTACTTCTTATGTGAAATCCCACCCGTTAAGcccgtatcacacggtcacTCTTTTCCTGCGAAATCGCGTCATGTGACGGCATGTTCGACGAGACATCGCGGGAAATAATAGCTCACGGCTCCTCaggaaagacaacaacaacgccaCGCGTAGCAGCGGGGCAACAAAACAAGCACAGCAGAAGAAGCAAAATCACTAAGCATGGATGCCATTAACCGAGCTATTTTTGCAATGGGAGTCTGTGTATTTGCTTtgcaagaagaagaatgagcagaggaggaggatgtgggcaCGAAATGGTTAGCTAGAAGAGATGAAAGCAGCCAGTATAGCAAGTTGCTGTCTCTAGAAGATGAGGAAGTACAGTTAGGATGCGAGGTGTTCCACAGAGGTGGCTGGTCCAAAACCAAGTCAGTGTGTGTTCCATCTGTCTTCCCCATGTACAAGACGTGTAGTCATAATGGATGATAATGCAGCAGCCTATGATCTGTTGGTTTGATTCGAACCTCAAAGCGGTACTGCCGTGGTAGGTGAAAGCAGAATGTAAATAAACCACGTAATCAAATCAGTGTTCCATGGTCATATTCAACAGTTAAATTCGGTATATGTAATATATAAGATGAAAGGATAAAATTTTCATAATTAAGTAGTGATACCTAAAACCAATTAAATGATAATATACTACAGTATTATATTTAATACAGTATGTTCACTACAGACTTTCAACCACTTTCTCCTAATAGCAAGAAATCCGCGAgagttttctttagtttctccgGACACCAGATCCAGCGAAATCTCCCTTCTTCTGCGACATCTCGCCGAAAATGGTGTAGCATGACGGGATACCGCAGGAAAAAGTGCCCGTGTGATACCTCCTTTAAGGGAACCATTACCCCGAGTAAGGAAACCcatcctacactcggaccgtggccaggattcgaacccatgtgcTTGGGGACCCCAAGACCACCAAAGCGCGCGTGGCTCCACTATGATTGAgttgcttgtttattttctttgttggtAAGTTGTTTAGttatttgtctattcatttgctttcttattcatgtatttgttgttttcttattttcatgcaTTATTTTATGATTCATTTTAGATAATTGAATATGTAATATGTttaattattatctatttatatatccttCACATTTACCCTTTTAATGTTTGTTCCGGTCCCCGCTTCACTTatcaattaattaattcattccttacttttattctaTCCTTCTAGCTTCTGTTCCtgcttcatttgttttattttcttttactctcttggTTCCCATTCTTGTTGtaactctctttcttcctcctccacaacacTACGTTATTGTTTATGCTGAGGagacattttatattttctcctattttttcttgcatttttatcttacttttatCGTCCTAGTGCCTGCTCTCGTTGCTCCTCGTCTCATCACTTCCTCGCTGGCCAGTTGTCCTCTCTACAACCCGACACGTCCCACGCAGCGCAGCCCAACAGTAAGTGTTTTCGAGGAGGTTCCGTATTTCTTGTTGGTTTTCCGTTTCTTGGTTTGTCTTCTTGCCCTTCACTCTCCCATGACTTCAGGaattcttctttgttatttgttttattgttttccttcgtgGTTTATTGTGggtttagtgtttttattaagtttttgtTCGCATTTTCGTACTTCTTTTTTCAGTGATATGGTATTTTtctacattgttttcctttcgtgtttttctcttttatttcatctattcataTATGCTTATATTGTTTTTAGTAATTTATTCGTTCATCATTtgtcctttcatttgttttatttatttactaatttaatcgtttatttgtttatttatttatctataattttttatttttcattcacttacctgtttatttgatctattttatattctttctttatctttttcatctattcactTATCAATGTATCTAACTTGTAGCATCTATGGCAATATGACACCGGTGATCTCATTCAGATAGAGTGAATACCTTcaacataattatttttttttagggcaACCATTCCCACTCCCTAAAGAAggaaacttaataaaaatacaATGTAACGCTTACTTGTCTTATTCTGCAAAATATGCATATAATTtacgtcatatatatatatatatatatatatatatatatatatatatatatatatatatatatatatatatatatatatatatatatatatatatatatatatatatatatatatatatatatatatatatatatatatatatatatatatatatataaagcaagCATCTTTGGAACACACTGCGGTGGTGATGCGGAGTGCGTTGTTTTGGATTCAGCAACACACAATGGAGTCATTATAAAAGGAATCAGTTTCACCGaagcttttgtttttatttcgtcACCCCGGCATGTCACGAGAAGCAACAACATACGCGGCGATACAATACACTACAATAATATGCAATACAGTACAATATAACACATCCAGTCAATCAACATACGATCACTCCTTAATCACAGTCTGGTTCACTGTTATACAAGTTGTGTAATAATTTAACCCTAATCTAGGTTTAATCTATATACGTACGTCTTTCTAATTTTCTATATACGTTCGTCTTCCTTTCATATCACACGTACGTTCTCCACAAAATGAGCATTCGCATTCATTCATATAATTGAATATCgtcacttagaaaaaaaaaaaaaaaacgaactagAAGTCTTTCCGTAAGTTATGTGGTTATCTAACAATATTATTAGCAGGTATACAGACTTGGCGTCGTCACTTAAGTGTTGATAGCGTGGGAGAGAAGGCGACGTCCATTCCTGGTTATGTCTATATCTAGCGGGAAGAATATCTGCCCAGAACTAGATACTTGTTGACAGAAGATAGCGTAGTGAGCCTTGGCGCAGGGGGACGGAGATTCAGTAGTGGAAAAACACTTATCACGTGCTGATATGAATTCTCCTCATGCTATTCCCAGGTGCATAGTAACTTGTTAAGTATTGTGTTTAGTTAGATTGGTACACAGGGTGTTCTATGGTTAGATACTAACACGTATGACACTGTCAACATCTTGAAAAGTTAAGCTTTAAGTCTCTTCGTTGGTTTGAGATGTCCTACAGGTGACCTCATAGTCTCCTGCGAGGCTTTGTAGTATAGCCAGTCTATCGGCCCTGCCACGCCTTAGTACTGAGTTGCGAGGAGCCTGGAGTCGAGGGCCTCGGGAACACGGAACAagtgggtggtggaggtaggAACTGCAGATCTGTAGTCATAATGATGGAAGGACTTTGAGTAGAAAGGATTATCACCGTACAGACTGAGAGGGCCTTCCATGTCCTGCCTGGTAAGGGACTCCTTGTAGCTCGGGACGGCGTGGAGGGGCTCGGAGTACGCCTGGGGGGAGTGTGGGTTGGGCAGGTACTTAATGTGATCCGGTAGTATGTAGCTGCTACTCACAGGTTCTCGTAGTGCCTTCTCTCTTGTCCTGCAGTCCAGCGTGGCCTGGTCCATGTAAGGACCAGGCGCGAGGCTGAATTCTTGCGTGTTGTCATCCATCAGCTGGCTCATGTGCGCGTGGTGTTGGGACGACATATGTGTTAATAGGCTTTGTTCCGTCAGGTGGCTGTGTGCCCTTAGCGCGTCCGCCTGCTGCTCCCCAGTTGCGATGGCCTCGGGTACGCGCCTAGTAGTTTTCTCAGGACCTCTTCattgtagggaatgaaggactTCTCCCGCCCCATGAGAGCAAGATGGTCAGTGGAGGACCAGAGCGGTGAGCTGGATGAGGTCTTTTTGGTGATAGGAACGAGGGGCGGCGGGTGTCCCGGTGGCGGGGATCTTTTCCGTGTGTTTTCCTGCTGGCCCCGCATATTCTTCACCCCAGAATTCTTTTTGCGGTTTTCCCAGtcttaaaagagagaaaacaatatgTATGGGTGTGTACTTTCAAGTTTATCATGTGTGTCACAAACTGTGTTCTAATTGTGATATATTTATCGTTTTCAGTGACTGCATTCATCGTGGTGCTGCACGTTACGATAGCATGTCTAGTGGTTGCCGTGTGAAGCAGTTCGCAGGGTATCACGCGTAGCATGTGTGAACAGAGAAGATTTGACATGAGTGTGAAAGTTGAAATTTCATGATTACATTTGCATAAAAGAGGCGTGCTTGTCACTGAGTCTCTCATATACATTAAAATTTTGAACTTTCATATCCTCAGCGTATTATGTTATCAACACAGAAAATACTGGTATGACTATTTTAATGAATGTAACCTTTGCCATGCAGGAGGGAAGCACGGAGGTTGCACGTGCGAGGGGAGTAGGGGGAGGCTGGAGGAGCAAGGGGTGGAGGTAGAGGGTAGGATCCCAATGCTGATATCACTGCATCTCGCATTGAACGTCATTACAACATGTGACGAGGCTTATGTATTGCGAAGATACGGATTTGAAAACAGTTCTTTATCATATCTAATTAGTTATTTTTTATCGAACATTTGCCTAAACCGCGTAAAGACAAAATGTTATTCACAACAGATGCGTCAAGGTAACCTGCCATACATcgcggaaggaaaggaaaccacCGCAAGATTACCGATAATACTTTAGATCTAAGGGTCACAAAATCCCGACACAACGTGACTGAGCTGCACAAGTGAggctgctaaaaaaaaaaggtgttctGCCCACCGATCATTGATTACCTAGTGACTTGTGTTCACATGTGTTGTGAATCTGTTTTGAGCTTAAAATATGACCACCATCTTGATGTATTCTTTATAATTGCGTGAATAGGGGAAGCAACCTTTGGAAGGCTTCGTCGAATAGTAACAGGATTATGAATGTGATTGGGAGGCGAAAGAAACACTGGGGTGTAGATACTATGGAACTGCCAAGTTAGGTATGCCATCTTTTGCATGATCACTCTCAGTACACATCGTAAACAAGCGTAATGGAAGGCAAAATAGGAGTCAAGTTTTTAGGGTTGAGGAACCTGTTTGCTTGGTATGATAAATTTCTCTTACTTTAAATATGTGTAGCTCCATCCCGACCTGCATGATGTCCTACTCCAGACACTCACCTGTAAATCTGAAGTAGCGGTACTCGTCGTTGGCGATTGATAGGCGATCTACTGACGGGGATTTGTTGAGCGCCATCCTCAGACTCTGCTTGAGCTCCACTGAGGACTGGGTGGCGGGTTTCCCTGATGAACAGAAAGCAAGCATATATTTTAAAAGGGAGACACTGTTTAGCATGGAGGAATGTGGAAAAACAAGTATTTTGTTGTTTAGTTAACATAATTTTAGATTAGTAGACTGACGAagattagacaaaaaaaaaaaaaggattaatctCAATTCATAtgcaaaaaagataaattgaatCCTACAGTTTTCTGGTGATGTGATACGTTCAAGGGTTCTACATACTGGGCATCACTTGTACAAATAACAGTCAACAGGCTGACAGTTACTAAAATGGTACCCACCTCTCGCAAGGGCCCAGTAGCGGAAAAGTGCTGCGTCTTGCTGGGTGAAGGCTCCAGAGCTCTGGTGAGTCCACAGGATCCTGAACACTCCCTTGTCGCGGTTCACCCACTGGATCACGCGGGTGGCAGGCGCCTGGTCCAGGTTTTGCCTTAGAAACTCTTCTAGTCGTAATTTACGCCGCGTTTTGGTGGACAGATCCATAGGGGTGTCGGCGGTCACGGCTGAAGGAGACATCCCGACCGTctgtagagggaggaggaacctGTGTTAAGATTTGTGACTGTATTCTGAAAAGTCTCCGCGTCTTTCCTCCACAACTCCTAACATTCCCGGACAGAAAAGGTaggattttcaaggatgttttcgtgATTCTGATGACCTTAATTTACCTAGCCAAGAACTGTTACATACTGTTACTGTTTTCACATTTACTTTTCTGAATTTTGTTGTATTATGTTCTGCCTTTCCTTTGCTCGTGGTCGAACTGAACAACatttgcgaaaaaaaaaaaaaaataccgttaGGAGTTAAAGGAAGatgtacaaaaaaaaggaaatctagTTTGGATGGAAGTAACAATATAGTCCTAGAGTTCAAAAGGCTTCACTCGTTACCCTTGACTCTCTTTATACTAGAGATGTATCAGATGGCAGAATTCAGAGATATGCGATGTGGATGTGCTTTCGGATGTTGTGTGTATAGTTTGCGGATACGGAAGAGGGTGCGTTTTAATCAAAAAGCGGATGCGAATATCTGATCATATAAAATTGTTTTCTTCAACCTGTCTTTTAGCAAAACTCTTGACACAATACTATAGGATGTGTCaatttgaaaggaaatgaataaaaggtgTAATTTTAGTAGATAGTTAAGTAAACATGCatgtattaattaattttctccaGATCTGATAGCTGTATACTTTGCGGTTTGTAATGTATGAAATACATCTTCCACATCCTCCTTGTGTGTTGTGGGGATGcagatatttttttcaacaCAAATGCGGAATCGGGTTGTTAGTTTATTAAAACTTCGGATACAAATGTAGATTTGGATGTTAAAAGCTATATGTATTGTTGCAGGATTTTGATACATCTCTACTGTACACTCATCCTAATCCTGCACACTGTAGTTTTCaacttttcatctcctttcactGGTTTACTCCGCAAAATTATCTTGTTCTCCTTGCCATTATTACGAATTTCTATTTACTTTgatagagaagaaacaagacacCAGGAATAAGATGTCAGTGCTTTTATAATACTCCTAACATCGACTTTCTTCGGAGTGGGATGTGTTTcctctatataattttttttccatatctttttttgcccttggccagctgtccctcctacatcaaggaaaaagagaaacatgtatggaatgaaagaagtgaTTGTGACACCCCCATATTTTGAGATACTATTCGATGTAACACTTTTTTCCAAGGACTTCGCTATTGGAAAAACACAAGACTACACGTCTATACGTGACGAAGTGGCTCACTCTCATAACGGAAGCACCTTTCAGCACAAAACTTTTCTCCAAGGACCAAAACCACTTACAGACTATACATTTCTACACTTACTAAGGCACTGAGGAGTTAGCGATGAAGTGGTGGCTGGTATACTGAAGAACAAGCGATGAGGTGATTGGCGAAGCGATGAGAGGCAGCGATCACGGCACTTGGTTGTGTATGAGGAAAGAGGGCGAGTTATGAAATCCTTGTTTGTGctcctggtggtggtatatATAGTAGTTGGGCCGTATCTATCTTATCACCGCGACGTcacggagagaaaaagaatgaatgccGGTTTAGAGGAAATGCCACGAGTCATAGATCGGATATACGATGTGATGATGAatgtagtgataatggtgataatagcagtggtagtagtagtagtagtagtggaagtaggcgtggtggtaatggtggtggtgaatgcccGTAGATGTGATGCTCAAAATATAATGTTGTGAAGGTGTCAAGTGTTTATATTTTGAAAGAAGTAACTTGCTGTGTGatttgtttaattgtttacttattattattattattattaattattattattatcattattattatcattattgttatttatttatttttttacttttgagattcacttctgtctgtctgtctaggttCGCAtgaattctgaaaaaaaaaaggtatccgTTGAatgaatctatttatttacctatctgtaTATTTACCCGTATTTTCTAgaaaggcctctctctctctctctctctctcttttctgtatgcgtgtgtgtgtgtgtgtgtgtgtgtgtgtgtgtgtgtaattcactgtttgatctgctgcagtctgacgagacagccagacgttacccaacggagcgagctcagagctcattatttccgatcttcggataggcctgagaccaggcacacaccacacaccgggacaacaaggtcacaactcctcgatttacatcccgtacctactcactgctaggtgaacaggggctgcacgtgaaaggagacacacccaaatatctccacccggccgggtaatcgaactccggtcctctggcttgtgaagccagcgctctaaccactgagctaccgggccgtgtgtgtgtgtgtgtgtgtgtgtgtgtgtgtgtgttgattaagTGTCAAGTGGTTGTGACTCAAGTGTTGATTGACCACGCTATCTGCGCTTTGTttctagttgttgttattgttgttgttgttgttgttgttgttgttgttgttgtggtggtggtggtcgtttgGCGGctgtaattttctctctctctctctctctctctctctctctctctctctctctctctctctctctctctctctctctctctctctctctctctctctctctctctctctctctctctctctctctctctctctctctctctctctctctctctctctctctctctctctctctctctctctctctctctctctctctctctccatgaataTTTATCGTTCTGTCTTCATCTTTGAAaacgaaagaacacacacacacacacacacacacacacacacacacacacacacacacgtggagaaGGTTCACAAAAACTAAGCATCGTcgaacaaataataaagaaaaataatgaaaataaaaagaaaaaaagaaaagaaaacagcacCTCAAATAAAAtccacacttccttctctcatcaaacatttccttttaatgataacaatgatagacaaaccgtgggaggaggaggaggaggaagaggaggaggaggacgacgaggaggaggaggaggaggaggaggcagttgcTTTTGATAATGTTGTTTGATAGCGCTTAGGCGGCAGGGTTGACAAAATACGGATAAATGTGGTCTTTGTGTGATGTTGTGAcacttgacagagagagagagagagagagagagagagagagagagagagagaggaagagccgGGGGAGCTGCATCATGTTCTTTTtgatgtagttgttgttgttgtatgtgttgttgttgttgttgtatttgttgttgtttttgttgttacttttgttgttcatcttcattatcttcatcttcctatttcattttataatttttttctttcttttggttttgatttttggtcttgttcttgttcttcttgttcttcattgaGTAATActtgatgataaaagaaataagacctagggaaaaaaaaacacctgtagagagagagagagagagagagagagagagagagagagagagagagaaaggaatggagggtCCTGACATAGTTTGACAATGAAAGAAAGCTTGACTGTCCTTTATCTAGGCAAAAGTGGGGGAGAGACGCCCGCTATCAGTATACAGTGTGTGTTTGGCGAGGCTGTGAACTCTGGGTAcaatgactttttttccttgactttttttttgaatgtgtatgagtgtgtacgttttttcttctattagtGATTATACTTCGTGggggacattctctctctctctctctctctctctctctctctctctctctctcaatagctccctcttacgtaaaaaaagataaataaaaagataagtaatTCGCATTTCATATCAACAAATACTGTAAATAAGAGCAATCTATATTACGTAGGTAGTATTATCCTCATATCAATATATAGTGTATTAATAACAATACAG from the Portunus trituberculatus isolate SZX2019 chromosome 17, ASM1759143v1, whole genome shotgun sequence genome contains:
- the LOC123504900 gene encoding interferon regulatory factor 2-like, which gives rise to MSPSAVTADTPMDLSTKTRRKLRLEEFLRQNLDQAPATRVIQWVNRDKGVFRILWTHQSSGAFTQQDAALFRYWALARGKPATQSSVELKQSLRMALNKSPSVDRLSIANDEYRYFRFTDWENRKKNSGVKNMRGQQENTRKRSPPPGHPPPLVPITKKTSSSSPLWSSTDHLALMGREKSFIPYNEEVLRKLLGAYPRPSQLGSSSQLMDDNTQEFSLAPGPYMDQATLDCRTREKALREPVSSSYILPDHIKYLPNPHSPQAYSEPLHAVPSYKESLTRQDMEGPLSLYGDNPFYSKSFHHYDYRSAVPTSTTHLFRVPEALDSRLLATQY